A single window of Nitrospirae bacterium YQR-1 DNA harbors:
- a CDS encoding DedA family protein, with the protein MEYLFKALEILMHLDKHLVELTATYGQWTYAVLFTIVFCETGLVVTPFLPGDSLLFATGAISALGSLNPVKLGIILFFAAILGDNTNYWIGRYLGPKVFKREDSIFFNKKHLVRTQLFYEKYGSKTIVIARFVPIIRTFAPFVAGVGNMHFTKFTIFNISGGLLWIFLFISGGYFFGNIPVVKRNFTIVIFVIIILSIMPAIVEVLRHKFGKRHDVNEIDT; encoded by the coding sequence ATGGAATATTTATTTAAAGCCCTGGAAATACTGATGCATCTGGATAAGCATCTGGTGGAGCTGACTGCTACCTATGGGCAGTGGACGTATGCTGTGCTCTTTACAATCGTGTTTTGTGAGACAGGCCTTGTGGTAACTCCATTTTTACCCGGCGACTCTCTGCTTTTTGCAACCGGCGCTATATCAGCCCTTGGCAGCCTAAATCCTGTAAAATTAGGGATTATCCTGTTTTTTGCCGCCATTTTAGGGGATAATACGAACTACTGGATTGGCAGGTATCTGGGTCCTAAAGTGTTCAAGAGGGAAGATTCTATTTTTTTTAATAAAAAACATTTGGTCAGAACTCAACTTTTTTATGAAAAATACGGCTCTAAAACTATTGTTATCGCCAGATTTGTACCAATAATAAGAACATTTGCCCCATTTGTTGCAGGCGTTGGTAATATGCACTTCACAAAATTCACCATATTCAATATCTCAGGTGGTTTACTGTGGATATTCTTGTTTATCTCCGGAGGGTATTTTTTCGGTAACATCCCTGTTGTTAAGAGAAATTTCACAATCGTTATCTTTGTAATAATTATCTTATCAATTATGCCCGCAATAGTGGAGGTTTTACGTCATAAGTTTGGTAAAAGACACGATGTAAATGAAATTGATACATAA
- a CDS encoding amino acid permease, giving the protein MLTKLFFKKDIDALLSGAFNEGSGLKRELNSFDLVSLGVGAIVGAGIFVLTGHAAAEFAGPAVSLSFLLALVACGFAGLCYAELASMIPIAGSAYTYAYASMGEFIAWIIGWDLILEYFLGATTVAIGWSGYVVSFLKNMGINFPEKLSAAPISYNTVSQSWQLTGNLFNLPAIAVILAITILLLVGIRVSSRANTAIVVIKVVILLVFIATGVFYIKPELWHPFIPQNTGTFGSFGLSGILRAAGLCFFAYIGFDTVSTAASEAKNPQKTLPVGILGSLVICTFLYISVSLVMTGVVHYSKLGGSAPIATATDAMGLMFLSPLIKIGAIAGLTSVILVLVLGQTRIFYCMANDNLLPSVFSLIHTKYRTPHVSTIIVGAAASLAAALLPMEVVSELVSIGTLLAFLIVCFGVLILKYTRADIKRTFRVPWGPVIPVGGIISCFYLMAGLPLGTWYRMIIWLFIGLIVYFTYSMKKSSLKRTT; this is encoded by the coding sequence ATGTTAACAAAACTCTTTTTTAAAAAGGATATAGATGCGCTTCTGTCAGGGGCATTTAATGAGGGTTCAGGGCTTAAAAGAGAGCTAAACTCCTTTGACCTTGTTTCTCTGGGTGTGGGAGCAATAGTGGGTGCGGGGATTTTTGTGCTGACCGGACATGCTGCCGCCGAGTTTGCCGGTCCTGCCGTATCGTTGTCTTTTTTACTGGCTCTTGTTGCCTGTGGTTTTGCCGGTTTATGCTATGCCGAGCTGGCCTCAATGATACCAATTGCCGGTAGCGCATATACGTATGCGTATGCTTCGATGGGGGAGTTTATTGCATGGATTATCGGCTGGGACCTCATCCTTGAGTACTTTCTCGGGGCAACTACCGTAGCAATCGGCTGGTCAGGGTATGTTGTCAGTTTTCTCAAAAACATGGGTATTAACTTTCCTGAAAAATTAAGCGCTGCTCCCATTAGTTATAATACAGTGTCGCAAAGTTGGCAATTGACCGGAAATCTCTTTAATTTGCCGGCTATTGCCGTAATATTGGCAATAACCATCCTCTTACTGGTAGGCATAAGGGTCTCATCCCGCGCCAATACCGCTATTGTAGTAATAAAGGTTGTAATCCTTCTTGTATTTATTGCAACAGGGGTGTTTTATATAAAACCTGAGCTTTGGCATCCGTTTATTCCACAAAACACGGGGACCTTCGGCTCCTTTGGGCTAAGCGGCATATTAAGGGCGGCAGGGCTGTGTTTTTTTGCATATATCGGCTTTGACACCGTATCGACTGCTGCGTCAGAGGCTAAAAATCCTCAAAAAACATTACCTGTGGGCATATTAGGCAGTCTTGTTATTTGCACATTCCTCTACATATCTGTCTCCCTTGTCATGACAGGCGTTGTACATTATTCAAAGCTGGGAGGCTCCGCCCCCATAGCAACAGCCACTGACGCCATGGGGCTAATGTTTCTGTCTCCCCTGATTAAGATTGGGGCAATAGCCGGACTTACCTCAGTTATCCTTGTCCTTGTCCTTGGGCAAACCCGCATTTTTTATTGCATGGCAAACGATAACCTGCTTCCTTCCGTATTTTCACTCATTCATACAAAGTACAGAACGCCGCACGTGTCAACCATAATAGTGGGGGCTGCCGCCTCTTTAGCAGCTGCCCTGCTGCCCATGGAGGTGGTCAGTGAACTTGTGAGTATTGGTACTCTCTTAGCTTTTCTTATAGTCTGCTTCGGCGTGTTGATACTTAAATATACCCGTGCGGACATTAAACGCACATTCCGTGTTCCATGGGGACCGGTTATCCCTGTAGGGGGCATAATTTCGTGCTTTTACCTGATGGCAGGATTACCTTTGGGCACATGGTACAGAATGATTATCTGGCTGTTTATAGGGTTGATTGTTTATTTTACGTACAGCATGAAAAAATCATCGCTAAAGCGGACAACTTAA